A genomic stretch from Acidimicrobiales bacterium includes:
- the prfB gene encoding peptide chain release factor 2 — translation MRDFSSEFGALEKRLADARGYLKEDAARARIVELEAEMARPDLWDDPAVGKAVSSEFSALNDDVATIESLASAIEDAQTLYELGVEEGDESVEAEVAANVAELEQRFEALELRALFTGEYDEGDAVCELHAGEGGTDAQDWTEMMLRMYLRWAERRGFSVEIDEVTPGQEAGLLSATFIVKGRYAYGLLSAERGVHRLYRISPFDSQARRQTSYASFDCVPFIEDSDDEIPIDEKDLRIDLYRSSGAGGQHVNVTDSAVRITHLPTGIVVSCQNERSQLQNKNRAMQVLQAKLAERARQERAAELAAMSGSQGSVSRAGAFMRGYVLAPYQKVKDERTGYESGNPDAVLDGDLDAFMEAWLRWRRSSEA, via the coding sequence ATGAGGGATTTCAGTTCGGAGTTCGGCGCGCTTGAAAAGCGGCTGGCTGATGCGCGGGGGTATTTGAAGGAAGACGCGGCGCGGGCGCGCATCGTCGAGCTCGAAGCGGAGATGGCTCGGCCCGACCTGTGGGACGACCCCGCCGTCGGCAAGGCGGTGTCGAGTGAGTTCTCGGCGTTGAACGACGACGTGGCGACCATCGAGTCGCTGGCGAGCGCCATCGAAGACGCACAGACGCTGTACGAGCTCGGCGTCGAAGAGGGCGACGAGTCGGTCGAGGCCGAAGTGGCGGCGAACGTCGCCGAGCTCGAGCAGCGGTTCGAGGCGCTCGAGCTCCGGGCGCTGTTCACCGGCGAGTACGACGAGGGCGACGCCGTGTGCGAACTCCACGCCGGCGAGGGCGGCACCGACGCGCAGGACTGGACCGAGATGATGCTGCGCATGTACCTGCGCTGGGCCGAGCGCCGCGGCTTCAGCGTCGAGATCGACGAAGTCACGCCCGGTCAGGAAGCGGGACTCCTCAGTGCCACCTTCATCGTGAAGGGCCGCTACGCCTACGGCCTGCTCAGCGCCGAGCGCGGCGTGCACCGGCTGTACCGCATCTCGCCCTTCGACAGCCAGGCGCGGCGGCAGACGTCGTACGCGTCGTTCGACTGCGTGCCCTTCATCGAAGACTCCGACGACGAGATTCCGATCGACGAGAAGGACCTACGCATCGACCTGTACCGCTCGTCGGGCGCCGGCGGCCAGCACGTCAACGTCACCGACTCGGCGGTGCGGATCACCCACCTGCCCACGGGCATCGTCGTGTCGTGCCAGAACGAGCGCAGCCAGTTGCAGAACAAGAACCGCGCCATGCAGGTCCTCCAGGCCAAGCTCGCCGAACGGGCCCGCCAGGAACGGGCCGCCGAGTTGGCGGCGATGAGCGGGTCGCAGGGCTCGGTCAGCCGCGCCGGTGCCTTCATGCGCGGCTACGTGCTGGCGCCCTATCAAAAGGTCAAGGACGAACGCACCGGCTACGAGTCCGGCAACCCCGACGCCGTCCTCGACGGCGACCTCGACGCCTTCATGGAGGCGTGGTTGCGCTGGCGCCGTTCCTCAGAGGCGTAA
- a CDS encoding MOSC domain-containing protein encodes MVVRVVSVNVGAPRATQWRGRTVHSAIWKTPVDGPIRVAGVNLAGDDQADRRVHGGVDKAVYAYSAEDYAWWADTGGVAVGPASFGENLTTTGIDLRACAVGDRWRVGTVELEVAQPREPCFKLGIRMGDDAFPDRFAEARRPGAYFRIITEGELAAGDAVEVTPSAQPSVALGDMVRGPSDAQWRIMRDDERFPPLWRHRAERALRL; translated from the coding sequence GTGGTGGTGCGGGTGGTTTCGGTGAACGTCGGTGCGCCGCGCGCCACCCAGTGGCGCGGCCGCACGGTGCACTCCGCCATCTGGAAGACGCCCGTCGACGGGCCCATCCGCGTCGCCGGTGTCAATCTCGCCGGCGACGACCAAGCCGACCGCCGCGTGCACGGCGGCGTCGACAAAGCCGTCTACGCGTACAGCGCCGAGGACTACGCGTGGTGGGCGGACACGGGCGGCGTCGCCGTCGGCCCGGCGTCGTTCGGCGAGAACCTCACCACGACGGGCATCGACCTGCGGGCCTGCGCCGTCGGCGATCGCTGGCGCGTCGGCACCGTCGAACTCGAGGTCGCCCAGCCACGCGAACCGTGCTTCAAGCTCGGCATCCGCATGGGCGACGACGCGTTCCCCGACCGCTTCGCCGAGGCCCGCCGCCCCGGCGCCTACTTCCGCATCATCACCGAAGGTGAACTCGCCGCCGGCGATGCCGTCGAGGTGACGCCCTCTGCCCAGCCGAGCGTCGCCCTCGGCGACATGGTGCGCGGCCCGTCCGACGCGCAGTGGCGGATCATGCGCGACGACGAACGCTTCCCGCCGCTGTGGCGCCACCGCGCCGAGCGGGCGTTACGCCTCTGA
- the ftsE gene encoding cell division ATP-binding protein FtsE translates to MIRLEHVTKSYKNSTVALRDVSINVDKGEFVFLVGPSGSGKSTFLRLLTKEENPDNGQIFVAGKDIGELSSWKVPYLRRNIGCVFQDFRLLPNKTVHENVAFALEVIGRPKHVIDSQVPQILELVGLKGKSENLPSELSGGEQQRVAIARAFVNRPLILLADEPTGNLDPNTTIGIMRLLDRINRTGTTVLMATHDQGIVDSMRRRVIELDRGVKVRDQARGVYGS, encoded by the coding sequence ATGATTCGGTTGGAACACGTAACCAAGTCGTACAAGAACTCCACCGTCGCCCTGCGCGACGTGTCGATCAACGTCGACAAGGGGGAGTTCGTGTTCCTCGTCGGGCCTTCGGGATCGGGCAAGTCGACGTTCCTGCGCCTGCTCACCAAGGAAGAAAATCCGGACAACGGCCAGATCTTCGTGGCCGGCAAGGACATCGGTGAGCTGAGCTCGTGGAAGGTGCCGTACCTGCGCCGCAACATCGGCTGCGTGTTCCAGGACTTCCGGCTGCTGCCGAACAAGACGGTGCACGAAAACGTCGCCTTCGCCCTCGAGGTGATCGGCCGCCCCAAGCACGTCATCGACTCGCAGGTGCCCCAGATCCTCGAATTGGTCGGTCTCAAGGGCAAGTCCGAGAACCTGCCGAGCGAGCTCTCCGGTGGTGAGCAGCAGCGCGTGGCCATCGCCCGCGCTTTCGTCAACCGCCCCCTGATCCTGCTGGCCGACGAGCCGACGGGCAACCTCGACCCCAACACGACCATCGGCATCATGCGCCTGCTCGATCGCATCAACCGCACGGGCACGACCGTGCTGATGGCGACGCACGACCAGGGCATCGTCGACTCCATGCGCCGCCGCGTGATCGAACTCGACCGCGGCGTCAAGGTGCGCGACCAAGCACGCGGCGTCTACGGGAGCTGA
- a CDS encoding permease-like cell division protein FtsX, which yields MAVSVNYIARETATNLRRNIAMSIAAVLTVAVSLGLVGSALLMRQGVNKANLQWRGGIELSIFMRPDAPQAQIDAVDRELRATPEVKRYVFVDKKAALAEYKKIFADNNDIRDIITSEDEMPTSFRVVPTHAELADTIGRRFKVRAGVESVAFASKEVDALLKTTRQRQVAYFGVALVLLVGAVLLIFNAIQLAVLNRRREIEVMKLVGATNWFIRLPFMLEGLLQGLIGGLVAALLVYLFRGPIFDVVSDPAITQSLRKIHATAAEARNTGIVLMVVGAGVGALSSALAVRRHLRV from the coding sequence ATGGCTGTTTCCGTCAACTACATCGCGCGCGAAACCGCGACGAACCTGCGCCGCAACATCGCCATGTCGATCGCCGCGGTGCTCACCGTCGCGGTATCGCTCGGTCTTGTCGGCTCGGCGCTGCTGATGCGCCAGGGCGTCAACAAGGCCAACCTGCAGTGGCGCGGTGGCATCGAGCTGTCGATCTTCATGCGACCCGACGCGCCGCAGGCGCAGATCGACGCCGTCGACCGTGAACTGCGGGCGACGCCCGAAGTGAAGCGCTACGTCTTCGTCGACAAGAAGGCGGCGCTGGCCGAGTACAAGAAGATCTTCGCCGACAACAACGACATCCGCGACATCATCACGTCCGAAGACGAGATGCCCACGTCGTTCCGCGTCGTGCCCACCCACGCCGAGCTGGCCGACACCATCGGCCGGCGTTTCAAGGTGCGCGCCGGCGTCGAGAGCGTGGCGTTCGCGTCGAAAGAAGTCGATGCGTTGTTGAAGACGACGCGCCAGCGCCAGGTGGCGTACTTCGGCGTCGCCCTCGTGTTGCTCGTGGGCGCAGTGCTGCTGATCTTCAACGCCATTCAGCTGGCCGTGCTCAACCGACGGCGTGAGATCGAGGTGATGAAACTCGTCGGCGCCACCAACTGGTTCATCCGCTTACCGTTCATGCTCGAGGGGTTGCTGCAGGGACTCATCGGCGGGCTGGTGGCGGCGCTGCTGGTGTACCTGTTCCGCGGGCCGATCTTCGACGTCGTGAGCGACCCGGCGATCACGCAGAGCCTGCGCAAGATCCACGCCACCGCCGCCGAAGCCCGCAATACGGGCATAGTGCTCATGGTCGTGGGTGCGGGCGTGGGTGCCCTCAGTTCCGCCCTCGCAGTTCGCCGCCACCTGCGTGTGTAA
- a CDS encoding G1 family glutamic endopeptidase: MRTKAVLVAGLAIALVVSVGLPRADASARVHAVNNVVRVATAKVNAPEYSSNWSGYAVPARPNEPISALNGSWIVPAIRNAPPGFSSSWIGVGGYRSNDLIQTGTASSGRLQGNYAWYEILPANETRVTGCNGDPACGVHQGDRMAATVEYVGAGAWIIALTNWGKSYTAPRWTWSTRVAYASSMSSAEWVFEAPQIAATPLLPVQTIPAKADQAKFLAGADFRANGAWRPLAQAQPSRMIMVDPVTGLLRTATPSMLGGDGHFAVCGYRTSCKNF; encoded by the coding sequence ATGCGAACGAAGGCTGTCCTCGTGGCGGGGCTCGCGATCGCGCTCGTGGTTTCGGTTGGATTGCCGCGGGCCGACGCGTCGGCCCGGGTTCACGCTGTGAACAACGTCGTGCGCGTCGCCACGGCCAAGGTGAATGCCCCCGAGTACAGCTCGAACTGGTCGGGCTACGCGGTGCCGGCGCGGCCCAATGAACCGATCAGCGCCCTCAACGGTTCGTGGATCGTCCCGGCGATCCGCAACGCCCCGCCGGGGTTCTCCTCGTCGTGGATCGGCGTCGGCGGCTACCGAAGCAACGACTTGATTCAGACCGGTACGGCGTCGAGTGGTCGGCTCCAAGGCAACTACGCCTGGTACGAAATCCTGCCGGCGAACGAGACCCGCGTGACCGGTTGCAACGGCGATCCGGCCTGCGGTGTCCACCAGGGTGATCGCATGGCGGCGACGGTCGAGTACGTCGGCGCCGGTGCGTGGATCATCGCCCTCACGAACTGGGGCAAGAGCTACACCGCGCCCCGCTGGACGTGGTCGACGCGGGTGGCGTACGCCTCGTCGATGTCGTCGGCCGAGTGGGTGTTCGAAGCGCCGCAGATCGCGGCGACCCCGCTGCTGCCGGTGCAGACGATCCCGGCCAAGGCGGATCAGGCGAAGTTCCTCGCCGGTGCGGACTTCCGGGCCAACGGCGCCTGGCGGCCGCTCGCCCAGGCGCAGCCCTCGCGGATGATCATGGTGGACCCGGTGACGGGTCTCCTGCGCACGGCCACCCCGTCGATGCTCGGCGGCGACGGCCACTTCGCCGTGTGCGGTTACCGCACCAGCTGCAAGAACTTCTGA
- a CDS encoding DUF1990 domain-containing protein → MFRLGAPSDADLSDLLAAARASAPSYTGDRSGLRYDEYRGLVGRDWDRARDGLRAWAAHAGAGLRIDPTAAPLQVGQTVIASGAVAGPLHVIVPCRISHVVDDADRFGFTYVTLPGHPECGEETFMLTRDGDEVAFTMSSYSHPAELLARLGGPVSRMIQRRTNHAYIAGMRAFVAG, encoded by the coding sequence GTGTTCCGCCTCGGCGCACCGTCTGACGCTGACCTGTCGGATCTGCTCGCCGCGGCGCGCGCGTCGGCGCCGAGCTACACCGGCGACCGGTCAGGGTTGCGCTACGACGAATACCGCGGCCTCGTCGGTCGTGACTGGGACCGCGCCCGAGACGGACTGCGGGCGTGGGCGGCGCACGCCGGCGCCGGCCTGCGCATCGACCCGACGGCCGCGCCGCTGCAGGTGGGCCAGACCGTGATTGCCAGCGGCGCGGTCGCCGGACCCCTGCACGTGATCGTCCCGTGCCGCATCTCCCACGTCGTCGACGACGCCGACCGGTTCGGCTTCACGTACGTGACGCTGCCGGGTCACCCGGAGTGCGGCGAAGAGACCTTCATGCTCACCCGTGACGGCGACGAGGTCGCGTTCACCATGTCGTCGTACTCGCACCCCGCCGAGTTGCTCGCCCGCCTCGGCGGACCGGTCAGCCGCATGATTCAACGCCGCACGAACCACGCCTACATCGCGGGAATGCGGGCGTTCGTCGCCGGATAG
- the smpB gene encoding SsrA-binding protein SmpB produces the protein MAGSKKLTVRAPTIENRRARHEFEIIEVFEAGIQLVGSEVKSIRDGQVQLTDGFARVIDGEVFLMGVHIAPYARAAGWGAHDPDRRRKLLLHKKEIETMAEAVNEKRLTLVPLRLRFKDGKVKVDLAIARGKRTYDKRHAIAKRDAERDDDRESRRRR, from the coding sequence ATGGCCGGGTCGAAAAAGCTCACCGTGCGTGCGCCCACGATCGAGAACCGCCGCGCCCGCCACGAGTTCGAGATCATCGAAGTGTTCGAGGCGGGAATCCAGCTGGTGGGCAGCGAGGTCAAGTCGATCCGCGACGGCCAGGTCCAACTAACGGATGGGTTCGCGCGCGTGATCGACGGGGAGGTTTTCCTCATGGGCGTGCACATTGCGCCATATGCGCGTGCCGCCGGCTGGGGCGCCCACGATCCAGATCGACGCCGCAAGTTGCTCCTGCACAAGAAGGAAATCGAGACGATGGCTGAGGCCGTAAACGAGAAGCGGCTCACCCTGGTGCCGCTGCGGCTGCGGTTCAAGGACGGCAAGGTGAAAGTCGACCTCGCGATCGCTCGGGGCAAGCGGACGTACGACAAACGCCACGCCATTGCGAAACGCGACGCGGAGCGGGACGACGATCGGGAATCACGGCGCCGTCGCTGA
- a CDS encoding M67 family metallopeptidase — MLRLRRDVYLQMIGDCYDNLPNEACGLVAGQGDNAARCYPIPNVAQSSRVYELDPKGHLRADRDAEDRGLSILGVYHSHTHTVGYPSPTDVAQAPDPGWHYILVSLADEAPSVRSYRIVDGNITEEPVVVVE; from the coding sequence GTGCTGCGGCTGCGACGCGACGTTTACTTGCAGATGATCGGCGACTGTTACGACAACTTGCCGAACGAAGCCTGCGGGCTGGTGGCCGGCCAGGGGGACAACGCAGCGCGCTGCTATCCGATCCCCAACGTCGCCCAGTCGTCGCGGGTCTACGAGCTCGACCCGAAGGGCCACCTGCGCGCCGATCGCGACGCCGAGGATCGCGGCCTGTCGATCCTGGGCGTGTACCACTCCCACACCCACACCGTCGGCTACCCGTCGCCCACCGATGTGGCCCAAGCGCCCGACCCGGGATGGCACTACATCCTGGTGTCGCTGGCCGACGAGGCGCCGTCGGTGCGTAGCTACCGCATCGTGGACGGGAACATCACTGAGGAGCCGGTGGTTGTCGTTGAGTAA
- a CDS encoding ubiquitin-like small modifier protein 1 — MPVQVRIPTILRPDAGGQAVVEANGATLGEIFTDLVAQFPALKDKVITEDGQLHKFVNVYVNDDDVRYLDKLDTKVSESDSVTILPAVAGG, encoded by the coding sequence GTGCCGGTTCAAGTTCGCATTCCTACGATCCTGCGCCCTGACGCGGGTGGGCAGGCCGTCGTCGAAGCCAACGGCGCGACGCTCGGCGAGATCTTCACCGATCTCGTGGCGCAATTTCCGGCGCTGAAAGACAAGGTCATCACCGAAGACGGCCAGCTGCACAAGTTCGTCAACGTGTACGTGAACGACGACGACGTGCGCTACCTCGACAAGCTCGACACCAAGGTGAGCGAGTCCGACTCCGTGACGATCCTGCCGGCCGTCGCCGGCGGGTAG
- a CDS encoding cysteine synthase family protein gives MRYQSIVDLIGNTPLLDVSQLSPNPNVSVLVKLEGYNPGGSVKDRIARAMVLAAEKDGALSPGDVIIESSSGNTGIGLALVARARGYQLKVVLPENVSPERRQLLEIYGAEIIPSPGSEGSNGAVKVAQKLAADNPHWWYPYQYANPANVAAHYEGTGPEIWADCPEITHFVAGLGTSGTLLGVGRYLKERNPAVQIWAVEPPAGEMVDGLKNLDEGYIPPIFIDFGGADLLNRKKMVGPRESIEGVRALAQIGVLCGLSTGAAFTGAVKCAAEIESGTVVFLSPDGAWKYLSSEAWTGDIDEATERARKTLYF, from the coding sequence GTGCGCTACCAATCCATCGTCGACCTGATCGGCAACACGCCGCTGCTCGACGTCTCGCAGCTCTCGCCGAACCCGAACGTGTCCGTGCTGGTCAAGCTCGAGGGCTACAACCCGGGCGGGTCGGTGAAGGACCGCATCGCGCGGGCGATGGTGCTGGCAGCGGAGAAGGACGGCGCGCTGTCGCCCGGCGACGTGATCATCGAGTCCTCGTCGGGCAACACCGGCATCGGCCTCGCCCTCGTGGCCCGGGCGCGGGGCTATCAGCTCAAGGTCGTGCTGCCCGAGAACGTGTCGCCGGAGCGGCGCCAGCTGCTCGAGATCTACGGCGCCGAGATCATCCCGTCGCCCGGCTCCGAAGGCTCGAACGGCGCGGTCAAGGTGGCGCAGAAGCTGGCGGCCGACAACCCGCACTGGTGGTATCCGTACCAGTACGCCAACCCGGCCAACGTCGCCGCCCACTACGAAGGCACCGGGCCTGAGATCTGGGCCGACTGCCCGGAGATCACCCACTTCGTGGCGGGGCTCGGCACGAGCGGGACGCTGCTGGGCGTCGGCCGCTACCTCAAGGAGCGCAACCCGGCGGTCCAGATATGGGCGGTCGAGCCACCGGCGGGGGAGATGGTCGATGGGCTGAAGAACCTCGACGAGGGTTACATCCCGCCGATCTTCATCGACTTCGGGGGCGCCGACTTGCTCAACCGCAAGAAGATGGTCGGGCCGCGGGAGTCGATTGAAGGCGTGCGCGCCCTGGCGCAGATCGGCGTGCTGTGCGGTCTGTCGACGGGCGCGGCCTTCACCGGCGCGGTCAAGTGCGCCGCCGAGATCGAGTCGGGGACGGTCGTGTTCCTGTCGCCTGACGGAGCGTGGAAGTACCTGTCCTCGGAGGCGTGGACGGGCGACATCGACGAAGCGACAGAGCGCGCTCGCAAGACGCTGTACTTCTAA
- the murI gene encoding glutamate racemase: protein MDARPIGMFDSGFGGLTVARAVMDLLPSEDLVYLGDTGRYPYGPRDLVEVRGFARQITRHLVEDYDVKVVVVACNTAAAAALDVLSEECPVPVLGVIDPGARALTQTTVTGRVGVIGTVGTIGSGAYQQAVRDAAGDAQVTLTCAACPGFVEFVERGETDSEQVYVLAERLLEPVRRAGVDALLLGCTHYPFLARTIGDVMGRDVVLVSSADETAFALKSLLDAADLASESGRPGKHRWLSTGDAAEFARLGRRLLGPELDVVDALEWRA from the coding sequence ATGGACGCGCGGCCCATCGGGATGTTCGACTCCGGCTTTGGTGGCCTCACGGTGGCGCGCGCTGTCATGGATCTGTTGCCGTCAGAGGACCTCGTCTATCTCGGCGACACGGGCCGGTATCCGTACGGGCCGCGCGACCTCGTCGAGGTGCGCGGCTTCGCCCGCCAGATCACCCGCCACCTCGTCGAGGACTACGACGTGAAGGTCGTCGTGGTGGCGTGCAACACCGCAGCGGCCGCCGCGCTCGACGTGTTGAGCGAGGAGTGCCCCGTCCCCGTCCTCGGCGTCATCGACCCCGGCGCCCGCGCCCTTACCCAAACGACGGTGACGGGGCGCGTCGGCGTCATCGGCACGGTCGGCACCATCGGATCGGGTGCATACCAGCAAGCCGTGCGCGACGCGGCGGGCGATGCGCAGGTCACGCTGACGTGCGCCGCCTGCCCCGGCTTCGTCGAGTTCGTCGAGCGAGGCGAGACCGACAGCGAGCAGGTCTACGTCCTCGCCGAGCGGCTCCTCGAGCCGGTGCGCCGCGCCGGCGTCGACGCCCTGCTCCTCGGGTGCACGCACTACCCGTTCCTGGCCCGCACCATTGGCGACGTCATGGGCCGCGACGTCGTCCTTGTCAGTTCGGCCGACGAAACGGCGTTCGCGCTCAAGTCGCTGCTCGACGCCGCCGACCTGGCGTCGGAGTCCGGACGACCGGGCAAGCACCGCTGGCTGTCGACGGGCGACGCCGCCGAGTTCGCCCGCCTCGGCCGCCGCCTCCTCGGACCCGAACTCGACGTCGTCGACGCGCTTGAATGGCGGGCGTGA
- the rph gene encoding ribonuclease PH, with protein sequence MTTTRHDGRHPNQLRPVEFIRDFTEFAAGSVLVSFGRTRVLCTASANEDVPRWMKGKGKGWVTAEYSMLPGSTPDRNDREAAKGKQKGRTLEIQRLIGRALRAVTDTEAMGEVEITLDCDVLQADGGTRTASICGAYVALHDACTRLVSAGVMPKHPLTDACAAVSVGIAHGNAVLDLDYHEDHQAEVDMNVVMTGAGKFVEVQGTAEGLAFSRGELDSLLLLAEAGIQELIVAQQSVLAQPLTPRS encoded by the coding sequence GTGACTACAACCCGACACGACGGCCGTCATCCCAACCAACTGCGCCCGGTGGAGTTCATCCGCGACTTCACCGAGTTCGCCGCCGGGTCGGTGCTGGTGTCGTTCGGCCGCACTCGGGTGCTGTGCACCGCGTCGGCGAACGAGGACGTGCCGCGCTGGATGAAGGGCAAGGGCAAGGGCTGGGTCACCGCCGAATACTCGATGCTCCCCGGATCGACACCCGACCGTAACGACCGCGAGGCGGCCAAAGGCAAGCAGAAGGGCCGCACCCTCGAAATCCAGCGGCTCATCGGGCGCGCCCTGCGCGCCGTCACCGACACCGAAGCGATGGGCGAAGTCGAGATAACGCTGGACTGCGACGTGCTCCAAGCCGACGGTGGCACGCGCACCGCGTCCATCTGCGGCGCCTACGTGGCGCTGCACGACGCGTGCACCCGCCTGGTCAGCGCCGGCGTCATGCCGAAGCACCCGCTGACCGATGCGTGCGCCGCGGTGTCGGTCGGCATCGCCCATGGCAACGCGGTCCTCGACCTCGACTATCACGAAGACCATCAGGCCGAGGTCGACATGAACGTCGTCATGACCGGTGCCGGCAAGTTCGTCGAGGTGCAGGGCACGGCCGAAGGCCTGGCGTTCTCGCGCGGCGAGCTCGACTCGCTGCTGCTGCTCGCCGAAGCCGGTATCCAGGAACTGATCGTGGCGCAGCAGTCCGTGCTGGCGCAGCCGCTCACTCCTCGCTCGTGA
- the rdgB gene encoding RdgB/HAM1 family non-canonical purine NTP pyrophosphatase has protein sequence MSERFVLATANSDKAAEISDILEGFELVPRPDEIPDVDETGDTLEENARLKAWALVNATGLPAIADDTGLEVDALDGAPGVYSARYAGEHATYADNVKKLWEAMIGASTRTARFRTVALAAFPDGSEVIGHGVVDGVIADDPRGDNGFGYDPLFVPDNGDGRTFAEMTRAEKERVSHRGRAFRALAAGLRAR, from the coding sequence GTGAGCGAACGTTTCGTCCTCGCCACGGCGAACAGCGACAAGGCGGCCGAGATCTCCGACATCCTCGAGGGCTTCGAGCTCGTGCCGCGTCCCGACGAGATACCCGACGTCGACGAGACGGGCGACACGCTGGAGGAGAACGCCCGGCTCAAGGCGTGGGCGCTCGTCAACGCCACCGGACTCCCGGCGATCGCCGATGACACCGGCCTCGAAGTCGACGCCCTCGACGGCGCGCCCGGTGTGTACTCCGCCCGTTACGCCGGCGAGCACGCCACTTACGCCGACAACGTGAAAAAGCTGTGGGAGGCGATGATCGGCGCGTCGACGCGCACGGCGCGGTTTCGCACCGTCGCCCTCGCGGCGTTTCCCGACGGATCAGAAGTGATCGGCCACGGCGTGGTCGACGGCGTCATCGCCGATGACCCGCGCGGCGACAACGGCTTCGGCTACGACCCGCTGTTCGTGCCCGACAACGGCGACGGCCGCACCTTCGCCGAGATGACCCGCGCCGAAAAGGAGCGGGTGTCTCACAGAGGTAGGGCTTTCAGAGCCCTAGCAGCGGGGCTTCGCGCCCGCTAG
- a CDS encoding alanine racemase, whose product MPRTTADLTTPALIVDAAAFDHNIATMSAALPEARLRPHVKAHKSTAIAKRQRAAGHTNFTCATVREVEVMAAAGLGDDLLLANEVVDARRLGAVAASGARVTVAVDSSATVAAAVAGGVHECVIDVNVGLPRCGIAPAKAGALADEARAAGLVVRGVMGYEGHVVGNPDRAARIAQCETAMELLLAAHADVGGDLVSAGGTGTYDINSWANEIQAGSYALMDTAYDKLELPFRQALFVLSTVISVSDGFAVCDAGLKSLGMDHGNPSLPSEVGDVWFCSDEHITYGPATPPTVGDRVRVIPAHVDPTVAYHEMMWVVNGDEIVDEFPVDMRGW is encoded by the coding sequence ATGCCGCGCACGACCGCTGACCTGACGACGCCCGCACTGATCGTCGACGCCGCCGCGTTCGACCACAACATCGCCACGATGTCAGCGGCGCTGCCCGAAGCGCGCCTGCGCCCGCACGTGAAAGCGCACAAGTCGACCGCCATCGCCAAGCGTCAACGCGCCGCGGGTCATACCAACTTCACCTGCGCGACGGTGCGCGAGGTCGAGGTGATGGCGGCCGCCGGCCTCGGTGACGACCTCCTGCTGGCGAACGAGGTCGTCGACGCCCGCCGCCTCGGTGCCGTCGCCGCGTCCGGCGCGCGCGTCACGGTGGCCGTCGACTCGTCAGCCACGGTCGCCGCCGCGGTCGCAGGCGGCGTGCACGAGTGCGTGATCGACGTCAACGTCGGCCTCCCCCGCTGTGGCATCGCCCCGGCGAAGGCGGGCGCGCTCGCCGACGAGGCGCGCGCCGCCGGCCTCGTGGTGCGCGGCGTGATGGGCTACGAGGGCCACGTCGTCGGCAACCCCGATCGCGCGGCGCGCATCGCCCAGTGCGAAACGGCCATGGAGTTGCTGCTGGCGGCACACGCCGACGTCGGCGGCGACCTCGTCTCCGCCGGCGGCACCGGCACCTACGACATCAACTCTTGGGCCAACGAGATTCAGGCGGGCTCGTACGCGCTGATGGACACCGCCTACGACAAGCTCGAGTTGCCGTTCCGCCAAGCGTTGTTCGTGTTGAGCACGGTCATCTCCGTGAGCGACGGGTTCGCGGTGTGCGACGCCGGACTGAAGTCACTCGGCATGGACCACGGCAACCCGTCGCTGCCCTCCGAGGTCGGCGACGTGTGGTTCTGCTCCGACGAGCACATCACGTACGGTCCCGCCACGCCGCCCACCGTCGGCGACCGCGTGCGCGTGATCCCAGCCCATGTCGACCCAACGGTCGCCTACCACGAGATGATGTGGGTAGTGAACGGAGACGAGATCGTCGACGAGTTCCCCGTCGACATGAGGGGCTGGTAA